From the genome of Pelomonas sp. SE-A7, one region includes:
- a CDS encoding HAD family hydrolase produces MTLYVSDLDGTLLDSTGRLADSTRAGLVRLLDEGLTFTVASARHIVSIKQLLGELPLRLPVISSNGAYLSDFASGRHEMVNAMEPSLAQEVFALIRRHGKMPFVSTHGPQGDQLFWQSIHNEAQQRFVDERHHNRDPRFRRAERLQDVLHDPAVTIVVVDREPVLNELMAEVEALSAGRLEIHINQDIYQPGWPWLTIHDRRATKDQAIKTLAERYGLHERELVVFGDHVNDVSMLRAADRGIAVGNAIDAVKQVAHEVIGPHHEDSVVRFIETDWRRLR; encoded by the coding sequence GTGACGCTGTATGTCTCGGACCTAGACGGCACCCTGCTCGACTCGACCGGCCGGCTCGCGGATTCCACGCGGGCCGGCCTGGTCCGCCTGCTGGACGAAGGCCTGACCTTCACCGTCGCCAGTGCCCGCCACATCGTCTCGATCAAGCAGCTGCTGGGCGAGCTGCCCTTGCGCCTGCCGGTGATTTCGTCGAACGGCGCCTACCTGAGCGACTTCGCCAGCGGCCGCCACGAGATGGTCAATGCGATGGAGCCCTCGCTGGCACAGGAGGTATTCGCGCTGATACGCCGGCACGGCAAGATGCCCTTCGTGTCCACCCATGGGCCGCAGGGCGACCAGCTGTTCTGGCAGTCCATCCACAACGAGGCCCAGCAGCGCTTCGTCGATGAACGCCACCACAACCGCGACCCGCGCTTCCGTCGCGCCGAGCGGCTGCAGGACGTGCTGCACGACCCGGCGGTGACCATCGTCGTGGTGGATCGAGAGCCGGTGCTGAACGAGCTGATGGCCGAGGTCGAGGCACTCTCCGCCGGCCGGCTGGAGATCCACATCAACCAGGACATCTACCAGCCCGGCTGGCCCTGGCTGACCATCCACGACCGCCGCGCCACCAAGGACCAGGCGATCAAGACCCTGGCCGAGCGCTACGGCCTGCACGAGCGCGAACTGGTGGTCTTTGGCGACCATGTGAACGACGTGTCCATGCTGCGCGCGGCCGACCGCGGCATCGCCGTGGGCAACGCCATTGACGCGGTCAAGCAAGTGGCCCATGAGGTCATAGGCCCGCACCACGAAGACAGCGTCGTCCGCTTCATAGAGACCGACTGGCGCCGCTTGCGCTGA
- a CDS encoding pyridoxal phosphate-dependent aminotransferase, protein MKPVAKSSKLANVCYDIRGPVLDKARQMEEEGQKIIKLNIGNIAAFGLMPPDEIVQDMIRNLPDAAGYTDSKGLFAPRKAVVHYCQEKNISGVTIDDVYLGNGASELIVMALNALLDNGDEVLLPAPDYPLYTAAVALSGGNPVHYVCDESSDWFPDIADIRAKITPRTKAIVVINPNNPTGALYPDSLLLEIVELARQHQLIIMADEIYDKTLYDGNVHTSIASLADDVLCLTFNGLSKNYRSCGYRAGWMIVSGDKRHATDYITGLNMLASMRLCANTPGQLAIQTALGGYQSIKDLVAPGGRLCRQRDLAYELLSQIPGVSVVKPKAALYMFPRLDPKIYPIEDDQQFAYELLAEEKVLIVQGTGFNWTAPDHFRLVFLPNSDDLKDAVGRIERFLSHYRKRAGR, encoded by the coding sequence ATGAAGCCCGTCGCCAAGTCCAGCAAGCTGGCCAATGTCTGTTACGACATCCGTGGACCCGTGCTCGACAAGGCGCGGCAGATGGAGGAAGAAGGCCAGAAGATCATCAAGCTGAACATAGGCAACATTGCTGCCTTCGGCCTGATGCCGCCGGACGAGATCGTCCAGGACATGATCCGCAACCTCCCGGATGCGGCCGGCTACACCGATTCCAAGGGCCTGTTCGCACCGCGCAAGGCAGTCGTCCACTACTGCCAGGAAAAAAACATCAGCGGCGTCACCATTGACGACGTCTACCTCGGCAACGGCGCCTCTGAGCTGATCGTGATGGCGCTCAATGCGCTGCTGGACAACGGCGACGAGGTCTTGCTGCCGGCACCCGACTATCCGCTGTACACGGCTGCCGTGGCCCTTTCGGGCGGTAATCCGGTGCACTACGTCTGCGACGAGAGCAGCGACTGGTTCCCCGACATCGCCGACATCAGGGCCAAGATCACGCCGCGGACCAAGGCCATCGTCGTTATCAACCCCAACAACCCGACCGGCGCGCTCTATCCCGACAGCCTGCTGCTGGAGATCGTCGAATTGGCCCGTCAGCACCAGCTGATCATCATGGCCGACGAGATCTACGACAAGACGCTGTACGACGGCAACGTCCACACCAGCATCGCCTCGCTGGCCGACGACGTGCTGTGCCTGACCTTCAACGGCTTGTCCAAGAATTACCGGTCTTGCGGCTACCGTGCCGGCTGGATGATCGTCTCGGGCGACAAGCGCCATGCCACCGACTACATCACCGGCCTGAACATGCTGGCCTCGATGCGCTTGTGCGCCAACACGCCGGGCCAGCTGGCCATCCAGACCGCCCTGGGGGGCTATCAAAGCATCAAGGACCTGGTCGCTCCCGGCGGCCGCCTGTGCCGCCAGCGCGACCTGGCCTATGAGCTGCTGAGCCAGATCCCCGGCGTTTCGGTCGTCAAGCCCAAGGCCGCGCTCTACATGTTCCCCCGCCTGGACCCCAAGATCTACCCGATCGAGGACGACCAGCAGTTCGCCTACGAGCTGCTGGCCGAGGAAAAGGTGCTGATCGTCCAGGGGACGGGCTTCAACTGGACCGCCCCCGATCACTTCCGCCTCGTCTTCCTGCCCAACTCCGACGACCTCAAGGACGCCGTGGGCCGGATCGAGCGATTCCTTTCTCACTACCGCAAGCGTGCGGGACGTTGA
- a CDS encoding M1 family metallopeptidase — MKKLLALLLSAAPLIHALAATLDPQSYARFDQVRVQSLHLDLKADFGRKTLAGYAELKLQWADPAARVLDLDTSELSIAKVQAQDAKKSWIDLPFQLDPLETGKGRALHIDLQGLAAQPTAVRIHYATAPTASALQWLTPAQTVSGKQPFMFSQSQSIHARSWVPLQDTPAVRFTYSARIEAPQGLRVVMSADNRPDVNGEDGWTFQMPQPIPSYLLAIAIGELQFQALGPRSGVYAEPQRLKAAAHEFADTEQMITAAESLYGPYRWGRYDMLLLPPSFPYGGMENPRLTFLTPTMIAGDRSLVDLIAHELAHSWSGNLVTNASFKHGWLNEGFTTYVTTRIVEALYGPEFAAMHLQLEEEEALESLKRIALPKQALITRDPDTSAAFHTNGGLAYPKGAWFLRTLEQRAGRALFDPFLRGWFDKHAFQSVTTQQFKDYLQGQLLAAHPEVMSPAELEDWLHGPGIPASARRSQSPRLSALNRQREAWLAGKLASSDLKAGTWQANEWMKFLNDIDGQASADQLKELDQAYKLAGTGNQEIAFRFYRSAIKAGYELREPMRQFMSSVGRIRMISPLYEAALFRSPADRDWALAVYAQAKPRYHPLTQRSIERLIARAQEPATASAASR; from the coding sequence ATGAAGAAACTGCTTGCCCTGCTGCTGAGCGCAGCACCCCTGATCCATGCGCTGGCCGCCACGCTGGACCCGCAGAGCTATGCCCGCTTCGACCAGGTCAGGGTCCAGTCCCTGCATCTGGACCTGAAGGCCGATTTCGGGCGCAAGACCCTGGCCGGCTACGCGGAGCTGAAGCTTCAATGGGCCGACCCGGCCGCCCGTGTGCTGGATCTGGACACCAGCGAGCTGAGCATCGCCAAGGTCCAGGCCCAGGATGCGAAAAAGTCCTGGATCGACCTGCCCTTCCAGCTCGACCCGCTGGAGACCGGCAAGGGCCGCGCCCTGCACATCGACCTCCAGGGCCTCGCTGCCCAGCCCACGGCCGTGCGCATCCACTACGCCACGGCGCCGACGGCCAGCGCCCTGCAGTGGCTGACGCCGGCCCAGACCGTGTCGGGCAAGCAGCCCTTCATGTTCAGCCAGTCACAGTCCATCCACGCCCGCTCCTGGGTGCCGCTGCAGGACACGCCGGCCGTGCGCTTCACCTACAGCGCCCGCATCGAGGCGCCCCAGGGCCTGCGCGTGGTGATGAGCGCCGACAACCGGCCCGACGTGAACGGCGAAGACGGCTGGACATTCCAGATGCCGCAGCCGATTCCGTCCTACCTGCTGGCCATCGCCATCGGCGAACTGCAGTTCCAGGCCCTGGGGCCGCGCAGCGGCGTCTATGCCGAGCCGCAAAGGCTCAAGGCCGCCGCCCACGAGTTCGCCGACACCGAGCAGATGATCACGGCCGCCGAGTCACTCTACGGCCCCTACCGCTGGGGCCGCTACGACATGCTGCTGCTACCGCCCTCCTTCCCCTATGGCGGCATGGAGAACCCGCGCCTGACCTTCCTCACGCCGACCATGATTGCCGGCGATCGCAGCCTCGTGGACCTGATCGCCCATGAGCTGGCCCACAGCTGGTCGGGCAACCTGGTCACCAATGCCAGCTTCAAGCATGGCTGGCTGAACGAGGGCTTCACCACCTACGTGACCACGCGCATCGTCGAGGCGCTTTACGGCCCGGAGTTCGCGGCCATGCATCTGCAGCTGGAAGAGGAAGAGGCGCTGGAATCGCTGAAGCGCATTGCGCTGCCCAAGCAGGCCTTGATCACCCGCGACCCCGACACCTCGGCCGCCTTCCACACCAACGGCGGCCTGGCCTACCCGAAGGGCGCCTGGTTCCTGCGCACCTTGGAGCAGAGGGCCGGCCGCGCGCTGTTCGATCCTTTCCTGCGCGGCTGGTTCGACAAGCATGCCTTCCAGAGCGTCACCACGCAGCAGTTCAAGGACTACCTGCAGGGTCAGCTGCTCGCCGCCCATCCTGAGGTGATGAGCCCGGCCGAACTGGAGGACTGGCTGCACGGCCCCGGCATCCCGGCCAGCGCGAGGCGCAGCCAGTCACCCCGGCTGTCGGCGTTGAACCGGCAGCGTGAAGCCTGGCTCGCCGGCAAGCTGGCCAGCAGTGATCTGAAGGCCGGCACCTGGCAGGCCAACGAATGGATGAAGTTCCTCAACGACATTGACGGCCAGGCCTCGGCTGACCAGCTGAAGGAACTGGACCAGGCCTACAAGCTGGCCGGCACCGGCAACCAGGAAATCGCCTTCCGCTTCTACCGCTCGGCGATCAAGGCCGGCTACGAGCTGCGCGAACCGATGCGTCAGTTCATGAGCAGCGTGGGCCGCATCCGCATGATCAGCCCGCTCTACGAGGCGGCGCTGTTCCGCAGCCCGGCCGACCGCGACTGGGCGCTGGCGGTCTACGCGCAGGCCAAGCCGCGCTACCACCCGCTGACCCAGCGCAGCATCGAGCGCTTGATCGCCCGCGCCCAGGAGCCGGCCACCGCTTCGGCGGCCAGCCGCTGA
- a CDS encoding PhoH family protein: protein MPLPKAPSKRASRLDSTAFATTLTVSKPPAAKPAARQAPPAANEARAANVVPIVARSPEPAPATTTAPAARGKPAAASKRGTAKTKGTGVTKLFVLDTNVLMHDPMSLFRFEEHDVYLPMITLEELDGHKKGMTEVARNVRQVSRELDQLAASMKSSNLEEMAKGLPLDHTGKREAGGKLFFQTQLIDAPLPQGLPQGKADNQILGVVQALKKAQPEREVVLVSKDINMRIKARALGLPAEDYRNDKALEDADLLYTGVQPLPSDFWERHGKTMESWQQGGLTFYRISGPLVPTLLVNEFVYLEAPGAAPLYAKVTEITGKTAVLRTVKDFGHQKHAVWGIASRNREQNFALNLLMDPEVDFITLTGTAGTGKTLMTLAAGLSQVLDERRYSEIIVTRVTVPVGEDIGFLPGTEEEKMGPWMGALDDNLEVLARGDSSAGEWGRAATNDLVRSKIKIKSLNFMRGRTFLNKFVIIDEAQNLTPKQMKTLITRAGPGTKIVCLGNLAQIDTPYLTEGSSGLTYAVDRFKGWAHSGHVTLARGERSRLADFASEVL, encoded by the coding sequence ATGCCTCTGCCCAAAGCCCCCTCCAAGCGCGCCAGCCGACTCGACTCCACCGCCTTCGCCACCACGCTGACCGTCAGCAAGCCCCCCGCCGCCAAACCGGCAGCCCGACAGGCTCCCCCTGCAGCCAACGAGGCCCGAGCGGCCAATGTCGTGCCCATCGTGGCGCGCAGCCCAGAACCCGCCCCGGCAACCACCACGGCGCCGGCCGCACGTGGCAAACCGGCCGCAGCCTCCAAACGTGGCACTGCCAAGACCAAGGGCACCGGCGTCACCAAGCTCTTCGTGCTCGACACGAATGTGCTGATGCACGACCCGATGAGCCTGTTCCGCTTCGAGGAACATGACGTCTACCTGCCGATGATCACGCTCGAGGAGCTGGACGGCCACAAGAAGGGCATGACCGAGGTCGCCCGCAATGTGCGCCAGGTCAGCCGCGAGCTGGACCAACTGGCGGCTTCCATGAAGAGCAGCAATCTGGAGGAAATGGCCAAGGGCCTGCCGCTGGACCACACCGGCAAGCGCGAAGCCGGCGGCAAGCTGTTCTTCCAGACCCAGCTGATCGACGCCCCGCTGCCGCAGGGTCTGCCCCAGGGCAAGGCCGACAACCAGATCCTGGGCGTGGTCCAGGCGCTGAAGAAGGCCCAGCCGGAGCGCGAGGTCGTCCTGGTGTCCAAGGACATCAACATGCGGATCAAGGCCCGGGCCCTGGGCCTGCCGGCCGAGGACTACCGCAACGACAAGGCCCTGGAAGACGCCGACCTGCTCTACACCGGCGTGCAGCCGCTGCCGAGCGATTTCTGGGAGCGCCACGGCAAGACCATGGAGAGCTGGCAGCAAGGTGGCCTGACCTTCTACCGCATCAGCGGCCCGCTGGTCCCCACGCTGCTGGTCAACGAGTTCGTCTACCTGGAGGCGCCCGGCGCCGCCCCGCTGTACGCCAAGGTCACCGAGATCACCGGCAAGACCGCGGTGCTGCGCACGGTCAAGGACTTCGGCCACCAGAAGCATGCCGTCTGGGGCATTGCCTCGCGCAACCGCGAGCAGAACTTCGCCCTCAACCTGCTGATGGACCCCGAGGTCGACTTCATCACGCTGACCGGCACGGCCGGCACCGGCAAGACCCTGATGACACTGGCCGCCGGCCTGAGTCAGGTGCTGGATGAGCGCCGCTACAGCGAGATCATCGTCACCCGCGTGACCGTGCCTGTGGGCGAGGACATAGGCTTCCTGCCCGGCACCGAGGAAGAAAAGATGGGCCCCTGGATGGGCGCCCTGGACGACAACCTCGAGGTGCTGGCCCGCGGCGATTCCTCGGCCGGCGAATGGGGCCGTGCCGCCACCAACGACCTGGTGCGCAGCAAGATCAAGATCAAGAGCCTGAACTTCATGCGCGGCCGCACCTTCCTGAACAAGTTCGTCATCATCGACGAGGCACAGAACCTGACGCCCAAGCAGATGAAGACCTTGATCACCCGCGCCGGTCCCGGCACCAAGATCGTCTGCCTGGGCAACCTGGCGCAGATCGACACGCCCTACCTGACCGAGGGCAGCTCGGGCCTGACCTACGCGGTCGACCGCTTCAAGGGCTGGGCTCACAGCGGCCACGTGACGCTGGCCCGCGGCGAGCGTTCGCGCTTGGCGGACTTCGCGTCTGAAGTGCTGTGA
- a CDS encoding propionate--CoA ligase — MSRTVRYADFYRRSISEREAFWAEQAQAIEWHSPFTQVCDASQPPFARWFVGGTTNLCHNAVDRHARDHGDRRALIWVSTETQREEVYSFAELQREVERMAAILLEQGVQRGDRVLVYMPMIPEAAFAMLACARIGAIHSVVFGGFASVSLAQRIDDARPTLIVSADAGSRSGKVVPYKHLLDEAIQLAAHKPARVLMVNRGLAEMSRVEGRDLDYAAERSKHLEARVPCTWLEANEVSYTLYTSGTTGRPKGVQRDVGGYAVALAASMKHIFCGQPGETYFSTSDIGWVVGHSYIIYGPLIAGMATVMYEGLPTRPDAGVWWELVERYKVTVMFSAPTAVRVLKKSDPAFLSKYDLSSLRALYLAGEPLDEPTARWIAEGIGRPIIDNYWQTETGWPILTVANGVEPTASKFGSPGKAMYGFDIKLVDENTGEDILSADQKGLLAIAHPLPPGCLQTVWGDDERFVKTYWSSIPGRQLYSTFDWGVRDADGYYFILGRSDDVINVAGHRLGTREIEESLSSHPNVAEVAVVGVADQLKGQVAMAFAVLKDPAKAATPEEALRHEAEIIKRVDEQLGAVARPARVRFVSVLPKTRSGKLLRRALQAVCEGRDPGDLSTIEDPSALAQIKALLGN, encoded by the coding sequence ATGAGCCGTACCGTCCGCTACGCCGATTTCTACCGACGCTCGATCAGCGAGCGCGAGGCCTTTTGGGCCGAGCAGGCCCAGGCCATCGAATGGCATTCGCCCTTCACCCAGGTCTGCGATGCCAGCCAGCCGCCATTTGCACGCTGGTTCGTCGGCGGGACCACCAATCTGTGTCACAACGCGGTGGATCGACATGCCCGCGACCATGGGGATCGCCGCGCGCTGATCTGGGTCTCGACCGAGACCCAGCGCGAGGAGGTCTACAGCTTTGCCGAGCTGCAGCGCGAGGTGGAGCGCATGGCCGCCATCCTGCTGGAGCAGGGCGTGCAGCGCGGCGACCGGGTGCTGGTCTACATGCCCATGATTCCCGAGGCTGCCTTTGCCATGCTGGCCTGCGCGCGCATAGGCGCCATCCATTCCGTGGTGTTCGGCGGTTTCGCCAGCGTGAGCCTGGCGCAGCGCATCGACGACGCGAGGCCGACCCTGATCGTCAGCGCCGATGCCGGCAGCCGCTCAGGCAAGGTCGTGCCCTACAAGCATCTGCTGGACGAGGCGATCCAGCTCGCCGCCCACAAGCCGGCGCGGGTGCTGATGGTGAACCGCGGCCTGGCCGAGATGAGCCGGGTCGAAGGCCGCGACCTGGACTACGCGGCCGAGCGCAGCAAGCATCTCGAGGCGCGCGTGCCCTGCACCTGGCTGGAAGCCAACGAGGTCAGTTACACGCTCTACACCAGCGGCACGACCGGCCGGCCCAAGGGCGTGCAGCGCGACGTCGGCGGCTATGCCGTGGCGCTGGCGGCCAGCATGAAGCACATCTTCTGCGGCCAGCCGGGCGAGACCTACTTCTCCACCAGCGACATAGGCTGGGTGGTGGGCCACAGCTACATCATCTACGGCCCGCTGATCGCCGGCATGGCGACCGTGATGTACGAAGGCCTGCCCACGCGGCCCGATGCCGGCGTGTGGTGGGAGCTGGTCGAGCGCTACAAGGTGACGGTGATGTTCAGCGCGCCCACGGCGGTGCGCGTGCTCAAGAAAAGCGATCCGGCGTTTCTCAGCAAGTACGACCTGAGCTCGCTGCGGGCCTTGTACCTGGCCGGCGAGCCGCTGGATGAACCGACGGCCCGCTGGATTGCCGAGGGCATAGGCCGGCCCATCATCGACAACTACTGGCAGACCGAGACCGGCTGGCCCATCCTGACCGTGGCCAACGGCGTCGAGCCCACGGCCAGCAAGTTCGGCTCGCCGGGCAAGGCCATGTACGGCTTCGACATCAAGCTGGTGGATGAGAACACCGGCGAGGACATCCTGAGCGCGGACCAGAAGGGCCTGCTCGCCATCGCCCATCCGCTGCCGCCGGGCTGCCTGCAGACGGTCTGGGGCGACGACGAGCGATTCGTCAAGACCTACTGGTCCAGCATCCCCGGCCGCCAGCTGTACTCGACCTTCGACTGGGGCGTGCGCGATGCCGACGGCTACTACTTCATCCTCGGCCGCAGCGACGACGTGATCAACGTGGCCGGCCACCGCCTGGGCACGCGCGAGATCGAGGAGAGCCTGTCCAGCCATCCCAATGTGGCCGAGGTCGCCGTGGTCGGCGTGGCTGATCAGCTCAAGGGCCAGGTGGCCATGGCCTTTGCCGTGCTCAAGGACCCGGCCAAGGCGGCCACGCCCGAGGAAGCGCTGCGCCACGAGGCCGAGATCATCAAGCGGGTCGATGAACAGCTGGGCGCGGTGGCACGACCGGCTCGTGTGCGCTTCGTCAGCGTGCTGCCCAAGACGCGCTCCGGCAAGCTCTTGCGGCGCGCGCTGCAGGCGGTCTGCGAGGGTCGTGATCCCGGCGACCTGTCCACCATCGAGGACCCGAGCGCGCTCGCGCAGATCAAGGCCTTGCTGGGCAACTAG
- a CDS encoding peroxiredoxin, translated as MTPALNKPLPEIEALATGGVKFTPQAFHGQIVVLYFYPKDNTPGCTTEAMQFRDRHKDFVKAGAVVLGVSRDNMVSHDKFKQNLELPFELIADTEEKLCHMFGVVKNKIMYGKKVKGIERSTFLIDASGVLRAEWRGIKVAGHVDEVLKAVKALKKEAA; from the coding sequence ATGACGCCAGCGCTCAACAAACCCCTTCCGGAAATTGAAGCTCTCGCCACCGGCGGCGTGAAATTCACGCCCCAGGCCTTCCATGGCCAGATTGTGGTGCTGTACTTCTATCCGAAGGACAACACCCCCGGCTGCACCACCGAGGCGATGCAGTTCCGTGATCGCCACAAGGACTTCGTCAAGGCCGGCGCGGTCGTGCTGGGCGTGTCGCGTGACAACATGGTTTCGCACGACAAGTTCAAGCAGAACCTGGAACTGCCCTTCGAGCTGATCGCTGACACGGAAGAGAAGCTCTGTCACATGTTCGGCGTGGTCAAGAACAAGATCATGTACGGCAAGAAGGTCAAGGGCATCGAGCGCTCGACCTTCCTGATCGACGCCAGCGGCGTGCTGCGGGCCGAGTGGCGCGGCATCAAGGTGGCCGGCCATGTGGATGAGGTGCTCAAGGCGGTCAAGGCGCTGAAGAAGGAAGCGGCCTGA
- a CDS encoding M3 family metallopeptidase: protein MKNMSRAALALVAVAASLAQASETKLPSPAFPQFKNAAAVKAACDGGLKSAAGKLKTLEARAVDAGWLAAYDDFYAFVEDTQNPIDFLQYVAPQKALRDAAQACALRWADFLSGVNQNEKLYKALSAAPAADAIDQELVRVAKGSFEDSGVALPPDRRARAKQIVDRLTELDQQFNKTIRDAGVKVLFTEAELKGVPEGVWKKAKRAADGRIELGVDYPSYVPVLQSAESGAARERMWRAKQNEGGEGNLKLLAEIAKLRHEYAGLQGFGNYVDVALRRKMARDGASASKFLADVKAAVADGELSDLAVVRGAKAKHLGTPIEQTKVERWDWNFYSELVRRERYSVDQNAFKPYFPPQQSLQFSLRLVEKLMGVKYTPVKTTLWHPQAQAYVVSDAASGKALGQLYVDLYPREGKYNHAAVWPLRSSSTRLDRTSTTALVVNFDREGLTLDELETLLHELGHSVHGNLSQTRNVLQAGTSTMHDFVEAPSQMLEDWVYDKKVLKLMQEVCPSCKPVPDAMVDQAIKARKFAKASQFGRQHLYASYDLALHGADTPEPMALWAKLEGATPLGYEKGTMFPAGFAHLSGGYGAGYYGYLWSLVVAMDLRTPFKADKLDATVGARYRAMVLSQGSQKPAPALVKDFLGRESNAKAFFNDLADR, encoded by the coding sequence ATGAAGAACATGTCGCGGGCCGCACTGGCCCTTGTCGCTGTGGCGGCTTCGCTGGCCCAGGCGTCCGAAACCAAGTTGCCCAGCCCGGCCTTTCCGCAGTTCAAGAATGCCGCGGCCGTGAAGGCGGCCTGCGATGGCGGCCTCAAGAGCGCCGCCGGCAAGCTCAAGACCTTGGAGGCCCGTGCGGTCGATGCCGGCTGGCTCGCGGCCTACGACGACTTCTATGCCTTCGTCGAGGACACGCAGAACCCGATCGACTTCCTGCAATACGTGGCGCCGCAGAAGGCGCTGCGCGATGCGGCCCAGGCCTGCGCCCTGCGCTGGGCGGACTTCCTCTCCGGCGTCAACCAGAACGAGAAGCTCTACAAGGCCCTGTCGGCCGCTCCGGCCGCCGATGCCATCGACCAGGAGCTGGTGCGCGTGGCCAAGGGCAGCTTCGAGGACAGCGGCGTGGCCCTGCCACCGGACCGCCGCGCGCGCGCCAAGCAGATCGTCGACCGGCTCACCGAACTGGACCAGCAGTTCAACAAGACCATCCGCGATGCCGGCGTGAAGGTGCTGTTCACCGAGGCCGAGCTCAAGGGCGTGCCCGAGGGCGTGTGGAAGAAGGCCAAGCGCGCGGCCGATGGCCGCATCGAGCTGGGTGTTGACTATCCGAGCTATGTGCCGGTGCTGCAGTCGGCCGAGTCCGGCGCCGCGCGCGAGCGCATGTGGCGGGCCAAGCAGAACGAGGGCGGGGAGGGCAACCTCAAGCTGCTGGCCGAGATCGCCAAGCTGCGCCATGAGTACGCCGGCCTGCAGGGCTTCGGCAACTACGTGGACGTCGCGTTGCGCCGCAAGATGGCGCGCGACGGCGCCAGTGCCTCCAAGTTCCTGGCCGACGTCAAGGCCGCCGTGGCCGATGGCGAGCTCAGCGATCTGGCCGTGGTGCGGGGCGCCAAGGCCAAGCACCTTGGCACGCCCATCGAGCAGACCAAGGTCGAGCGCTGGGACTGGAACTTCTACAGCGAGCTGGTGCGCCGCGAGCGCTACAGCGTGGACCAGAACGCCTTCAAGCCCTATTTCCCGCCGCAGCAGAGCCTGCAGTTCTCGCTGCGCCTGGTCGAGAAGCTGATGGGCGTGAAGTACACGCCGGTCAAGACCACGCTCTGGCATCCGCAGGCCCAGGCCTATGTGGTCAGCGATGCGGCCAGCGGCAAGGCCCTGGGCCAGCTCTACGTGGACCTCTATCCGCGCGAGGGCAAGTACAACCATGCGGCCGTCTGGCCGCTGCGTTCCAGCAGCACCCGCCTCGATCGCACGTCGACCACGGCCCTGGTCGTCAACTTCGACCGCGAGGGCCTGACGCTGGACGAGCTGGAAACGCTCCTGCATGAGCTGGGCCATTCGGTGCACGGCAATCTCTCGCAGACCCGCAATGTGCTGCAGGCCGGCACCAGCACCATGCACGACTTCGTCGAGGCGCCTTCGCAGATGCTGGAGGACTGGGTCTACGACAAGAAGGTGCTCAAGCTGATGCAGGAGGTCTGCCCGAGCTGCAAGCCGGTGCCCGATGCCATGGTGGACCAGGCGATCAAGGCCAGGAAGTTCGCCAAGGCCTCGCAGTTCGGCCGCCAGCACCTGTACGCCAGCTATGACCTGGCCCTGCACGGCGCCGACACGCCCGAGCCCATGGCCCTGTGGGCCAAGCTCGAAGGCGCGACGCCGCTGGGTTACGAGAAGGGCACGATGTTTCCGGCGGGCTTTGCCCACCTGAGCGGCGGCTACGGTGCCGGCTACTACGGCTATCTGTGGAGCCTGGTCGTGGCCATGGACCTGCGCACGCCGTTCAAGGCCGACAAGCTCGATGCCACGGTTGGTGCTCGCTACCGCGCCATGGTCTTGAGCCAGGGCAGCCAGAAGCCGGCGCCGGCCCTGGTCAAGGACTTCCTGGGTCGCGAGTCCAACGCCAAGGCCTTCTTCAACGACCTGGCAGATCGCTGA
- a CDS encoding Mth938-like domain-containing protein — MKFQLDEPQGGNSISKHDGQCVWVNNQPNRSSLLVPWRGEVQAWPLARFEDLSEQHFEQILALRPELVVFGSGGRIRFAPPRLYRSLIEARIGIETMDLAAACRTYNVLASEGRAVLAALLIDA, encoded by the coding sequence ATGAAATTCCAGCTCGACGAGCCGCAAGGCGGCAACAGCATCTCCAAGCACGATGGCCAATGTGTCTGGGTCAACAACCAGCCGAACCGCTCCAGCCTGCTGGTGCCCTGGCGGGGTGAAGTCCAGGCCTGGCCGCTGGCCCGGTTCGAAGACCTGAGCGAACAACATTTCGAACAGATTCTTGCGCTCAGACCCGAGCTTGTGGTGTTCGGCAGCGGCGGCCGGATCCGCTTCGCGCCGCCGCGGCTTTACCGCTCGCTGATCGAGGCGCGCATTGGCATCGAAACCATGGACCTGGCCGCTGCCTGCCGCACCTACAACGTGCTGGCCTCCGAGGGCCGGGCCGTGCTGGCAGCCCTGTTGATTGACGCCTGA